The following coding sequences lie in one Anoplolepis gracilipes chromosome 4, ASM4749672v1, whole genome shotgun sequence genomic window:
- the Rpn7 gene encoding 26S proteasome non-ATPase regulatory subunit 6, with protein sequence MPLENLEEEGLEKNPNLELAQTKFLLSLPENKDDPHLKTKLLDAIKADNMAPFYEEVCKSLDWPVDEALLSTMKAHNAEQLKKLDDAIEDAEKNLSEMEVREANLKKSEYLCRIGDKDGSISAFRKTYDKTVSLGHRLDIVFHNIRIGLFYLDHDHITRNIEKAKSLIEEGGDWDRRNRLKVYQGTYCIAVRNFKEAANFFLDTISTFTSYELMDYNTFVRYTVYLSMISLPRNELRDKIIKGSEILEVLHSNQDVKDYLFSLYNCHYADFFKNLAHVEGLLRRDYLVFPHYRYYVREMRILAYTQLLESYRSLTLQYMAEAFGVTVEYIDQELSRFIAAGRLHCKVDRVGGVVETNRPDSKNWQYQAMVKQGDLLLNRVQKLSRVINI encoded by the exons ATGCCACTGGAGAATTTGGAAGAGGAAGGTTTGGAGAAGAATCCAAACTTGGAATTGGCACAAACTAAATTCTTGCTGAGTCTTCCCGAAAACAAGGATGATCCTCATCTGAAGACAAAACTTCTGGATGCTATCAAAGCCGATA atatggCTCCATTCTATGAAGAAGTATGTAAAAGTCTGGACTGGCCAGTAGATGAAGCGCTTCTTTCAACGATGAAGGCACATAATGCAGAGCAATTGAAAAAACTCGATGATGCTATCGAGGATGCTGAGAAAAACTTGAGCGAAATGGAAGTTCGGGAAGCCAACTTAAAGAAATCTGAATATCTGTGTCGAATAGGCGATAAGGACGGTTCAATCTCGGCGTTTAGAAAAACTTATGACAAAACAGTATCGTTAGGGCATAGACTAGATATTGTGTTTCACAATATTAGAATCGGCTTATTCTATCTGGATCATGATCATATTAcgagaaatattgaaaaagctAAAAG ttTGATAGAAGAAGGTGGCGATTGGGACAGGAGAAACCGTTTGAAAGTTTATCAAGGGACATACTGCATAGCAGTTCGCAACTTCAAAGAAGctgcaaacttttttttagatacaaTTAGCACGTTTACGAGTTACGAACTTATggattataatacatttgtgAGATACACAGTATACTTAAGCATGATAAGTTTACCACGTAATGAACTGAGAGACAAAATCATTAAGGGATCCGAAATATTGGAAGTTCTCCATAGTAATCAAGATGTGAAAGATTATTTGTTCTCGTTGTACAATTGTCATTATGCGGACTTCTTTAAGAATCTTg CACACGTTGAAGGATTGCTGCGTCGAGATTATTTAGTATTTCCGCATTATCGGTATTACGTTCGAGAAATGAGAATTCTCGCGTACACGCAGTTATTAGAATCTTACCGATCTTTAACTCTCCAGTATATGGCCGAAGCATTTGGCGTTACAGTAGAATACATTGATCA agaatTGTCGCGCTTTATAGCAGCTGGCCGATTACATTGCAAGGTCGATCGAGTCGGAGGTGTAGTGGAAACGAATCGACCAGACAGTAAGAATTGGCAATATCAGGCGATGGTAAAGCAAGGAGATCTTCTGCTCAACAGAGTGCAGAAATTATCAcgcgttattaatatttaa